A region from the Deinococcus radiotolerans genome encodes:
- a CDS encoding ABC transporter ATP-binding protein, protein MRGVSATFRPGVFSAVIGPNGAGKSTLLRALLGLNPVTGGEVTLAGRPLGEWSRAQRSRQLAYLAQSEGLPDAARVRDVVALGRGAGDWRFGLLPRTPWTPADEAAVNAALDRTDTRRFEERRVSELSGGERQRAALARALAAEPRFLLLDEPTNHLDLAYALDVVRYLRCEVAGGLGVVAVLHDLNLAARADHLVLLCGGRVQASGTPHEVLTPAHLHAAYGLHVNVVQHADRLLVIPQD, encoded by the coding sequence GTGCGGGGCGTGAGCGCCACCTTCCGGCCCGGCGTGTTCAGCGCCGTGATCGGCCCGAACGGCGCCGGCAAGAGCACGCTGCTGCGCGCGCTGCTCGGCCTGAACCCGGTCACGGGGGGCGAGGTGACCCTGGCCGGGCGGCCGCTGGGCGAGTGGAGCCGCGCGCAGCGGTCGCGGCAGCTGGCGTACCTCGCGCAGAGCGAGGGCCTGCCGGACGCGGCGCGCGTGCGGGACGTGGTGGCGCTGGGGCGTGGCGCGGGTGACTGGCGGTTCGGGCTGCTGCCCCGCACGCCCTGGACCCCGGCGGACGAGGCGGCCGTGAACGCCGCGCTGGACCGCACCGACACCCGCCGCTTCGAGGAGCGGCGCGTCTCCGAACTCAGCGGCGGGGAGCGGCAGCGGGCGGCGCTGGCCCGCGCGCTGGCGGCCGAACCGCGCTTCCTGCTGCTGGACGAACCCACCAACCACCTCGACCTCGCGTACGCGCTGGACGTCGTGCGCTACCTGCGCTGCGAGGTCGCGGGCGGCCTGGGCGTCGTGGCGGTGCTGCACGACCTGAACCTCGCGGCGCGCGCCGATCACCTTGTGCTGCTCTGCGGGGGGCGGGTGCAGGCCAGCGGCACCCCGCACGAGGTCCTGACGCCCGCGCACCTGCACGCCGCGTACGGCCTGCACGTCAACGTGGTGCAGCACGCAGACCGCCTGCTGGTCATCCCGCAGGATTGA
- a CDS encoding (2Fe-2S) ferredoxin domain-containing protein, translated as MPPKFFPTHGHLLVCQGPNCQARGSGLLHKALWNHLERQSLAYYKRGGTLRLTESGCLGACSYGPALCVYRPSPDGAGLEEAWYAAVDFPLAARVAQATHERAALPAEHRYGPDADA; from the coding sequence ATGCCACCGAAGTTCTTCCCCACCCACGGTCACCTGCTCGTCTGCCAGGGCCCGAACTGTCAGGCGCGCGGCTCCGGCCTGCTGCACAAGGCGCTGTGGAATCACCTGGAACGGCAGTCCCTGGCGTACTACAAGCGGGGCGGGACGCTGCGCCTGACCGAGAGCGGTTGCCTGGGCGCGTGCAGTTACGGCCCGGCGCTGTGCGTGTACCGACCGAGCCCGGACGGCGCGGGCCTGGAGGAAGCGTGGTACGCCGCCGTGGACTTCCCGCTGGCGGCGCGGGTGGCGCAGGCCACGCACGAGCGGGCCGCACTGCCCGCCGAGCACCGCTACGGCCCGGACGCGGACGCCTGA